ATAAACGACATTTGAGTTTCCCGGATCAACCACGATTCCACCGATGTATTCAGATTGGCTCAGTCCCATATTCTTCCAGGTTTTCCCACCATCTTCGCTTCGGTAAACGCCGTCGCCGAAAATTACATTGGACTGATTATTGTTTTCGCCGGTTCCGACCCACACAACATTAGTATTAGAAGGATCAACCGTGACGCACCCGATCGAAAAAGATTTTTGTCCGTCAAACACAGGAGAGAATGTGATACCGTTGTTGGTCGTCTTCCATAAAGATCCGTGGCCGGATGCAACGAAATATTCAGCATGGTTATTCGGATTTACCGCAATATCAACCACACGGCCGCCCGTAAACGCGGGGCCGATACTTCTGAGTCTCAATCCGGAAAGCGAAATGTTTTTTAAAGAATCGGCCAAAGACGGAGCATTCGTTTTTTGAGCCATGATTGAAGTAGAGGCCAGTGCGAGCACACAATAGACCAGAATCAATTTCGTCAGTTTCATAATATTCCTTTCTATGGTAGGTGTTTTAATAACTATTTGAATCTTATTCCCTGAAATCGAATGATCTACAGGATGGATTGTGCGGAAAGATATACGCCGCCATAGCTTAAAGGTTGCAGAACTTTTTGCGATTGTCAAGATTGGAGTTTAAACAAAAAAACCATTAACCTCTACGTTCTTTGCGCGGAGACAAACAATCTTTTGGTCGTTTGAATAAGCCTGTTTGCGGATATGAGATCAAAGTGTAAAATTACGTTTTGTTTTAAAAAAAAGCTTGTATAACTTTTGATGAAGTGCTTTGGATAAGATCCGATAATTGAGGCCATAATTAATGGAGTTAGAAGAAGTTTACGAAAAGCTCGAGTCCCATTCCGAAAACAATTTTTGGCATGATGTCACTGGCGATTTCCTTAAAGTAAGAGATGAAAAAAAGGAAAATGGGTTTGAGGAAATTGCACAAATTGCCCAATGGGAAATTGAATTTTTCTCATTTCGGATTATCAAAAACGAACTCCACTCCATGTGGAAATCTGGTGACCATGAATTTCCAGCATTAAAAACCTTTACAGATCAGACCTACGACTACCTCGTCACCCGCCTAAACTCATCGAAAAACCCGCCTGTTAAAGCGCGATACGCTCATATCCTTTGGCTATCACCAAGACGAAATTTCGATTATGCAAAAACGGCAGTAGACTCTTATTTAGCATCAATTATTCTATTGGAAAAACTTGATCAGGCGGAACCAGATAAACATCACGGACTTCACTTAGTTGATACGCTTCTAAATGCCTTTCGCATTTCTATTTCGACCAAATATAAGGCCGATGTATTAAAGACAGAAGTGTTACGTTTGATCAATGAGTTTTATATTAATAGTTCTTCATCTTTCTATCTCCGGTTTGAATTGACTAATTTGATAATAGATCAGGCAAAGGTTTTCAAAGATAGCGATTTCCTAAATATCACTGGGGTATTGACATCCGTCGCCGATGTTGAACTTAAAAAAGATCATTGGCCTTCGGCAATCAAATTATTTGAACTGGCCGAACGCGTAGACCTTAAAATAAAGAAAGACTCAACGGGCTGGAAACGACGCATGGCTGAAGTTTATGAAAAGCAAATGGAAACCCGAAATGATGAAGATAGTGTTGCCTTGACGTTTTGCTCTCACGCTTTGGAGTTATACAAACAAATTAACGATAGAACAAAGGTTTCGGAATTAGAATTAAAATTCAATCAATTGAAACAATCATTCCAACTTGGTTCTGTTTCTCACGATATTGACATATCTGATGTAATGGAACATGCAAAATCGGAATCTAATCGGCTAAAGGCATTGAACAACGACGATGTGTTCAAGTACTTGATTTCAAACAAAAATTTACTCCCTCGATACGAAGACTTGGCGGACCAGGCTGAAAAGTCAAAGAATGAATTTCCATTACAATATCTAATGCCAAAGACGATTTATGATAAGTGGGGACATCCAATCCAGCATTTTGGCAACGATGAGGAACGAATGCAATTTGCCATTCTTCAGGGATTTGACTTGAGCCTTCAGGCGGCCCATCTTCATTTTTTGCATTACATAATGATTGATTTAATTCGACATAGAAAGATTTCATACGAATCTTTTTGTTCCTTTCTCGATAGAGATTCGTGGCTTACAAAAGAGATTACTAGGAAAACACGTAAGGGTAATTCCTATTCCTATCGTTGGTTAGATATTCTTTCGCCCGGAGTTCAAAGCTATTTTACAGAAATATACTTTTGGCTCTTGGATGATGATCGAAAACCGAATTTCGTGTTAGTTGTCGATTCGTTAGCTTTGAAGATCGAAGGACTACTTAGGGATATTTGTGAGTTTTCAGGAATCACAGCTTTTATTTCTCAAAATGATGGACAGGGAAGAATTACATATCGCCAAAAGGATATAAACACTCTTTTGCGAGAAGAGAAGCTTCTGGCGTTAATCGGTCAAAATGATAGTTTTTTCCTTCGGTTTTTGCTTGTTGAGCATGTCGGGTATAATTTACGAAATCAGGTGGCTCATGCTTTTTTCGGGCCTGATGAATATACAGTTACAGCAGCTCATCTTTTGATTATTGCGATTTTGAAGCTTTCAAGATTTCAAGTTATTGCAAAAGAACCGGCAGAAACTTAGTGTCATTATCAATTTCTGAGTTATAAAAAACGAAAAAAACCATTAACCTTTGCGTTCTTTGCGCGCTCTGCGGTTAATGGTTTTTGTATTGGGTAAAGACGAGCGACCTTTTGTCGAACACCTTTATAACAAAAAATCAAAGCTAGACTTTAGATTCAATTGGAATTATTCCTGCCAAATCTGACGAATAATGCCGGAATAACGATCATGTTTAGTGCCGTTGAACTCAGTAGCCCGCCAAGAATAACGACAGCCATCGGAGCCTGTATTTCGCTTCCCGGTTGATCGGCCGACAAAACCAGAGGAATCAAAGCTAGTGCTGCCGTGAGCGCCGTCATAAGAACAGGGGTTAATCGGTCAATGGAGCCCTGAAAGATGGCCTCACGAAATTCTTTTCCTTCACCTATGAGATGCTGGTAATGGGCAACCATAAGAATTCCGTTTCGGGTCGCAATTCCGAATAACGTGATAAAGCCGATCAACGAGGCCACGCTCACAATTCCGTCGGAGATAAAAACGGCGGCAATGCCGCCAATCAACGCCAGAGGAAGATTGACCATAACGATGAAGGCCGTCCGTAGGGACTTGAATTCGAAAAAAAGAATCAGGAAAACAATCAAAATAGCCGCCACGCTAAGGAAACCAATGGTTTTTGATGCTTCTTGCTCCGTCTCAAACTGGCCGCCATATTCAATATGATAACCTTCCGGAAGCTTTACGTTGTTTTCTATCCGAACTTTAATGTCGTTAACCACGCTCCGCAAATCGCGATCGGAAACATTGGCTTGTACAACAATCTTTCTTTGAACATTCTCACGGCTAATGGTATTGGGGCCTTTTTGCGAGGCGATAGTTGCAACTTCGCCAATCGAAACACGAATACCCATCGGCGTATCGATCATCATTTGTTTGATTTTTTCGATGCTTCCGCGATGGGCCTCATCATAACGCACTAAAAGATCAAACGTCTTTTGTTCTTCTACAATTTGTGAAACGACTTCCCCGTTAAACGCCACATCTATCGCTTCGGATAAATCGGCAACGGTCAATCCATAACGAGCCATCATGGTGCGATTAGCTTTAACGGTAATTTGAGGAACTTCGATTTGTTGTTCCAATGCCAAATCAGCGATACCTTCAATATCCTCCATTTGTTTCTTGACTTCCTGGCCGATAAAACGCAGGCGGTAAAGGTCCGGCCCAAAAACTTTAACGGCGATATTCGCGCGTGTGCCGGACAACATGTGATCAATTCTATGACCCAGAGGCTGACCAATGGTTATGTTAGTTCCGGGAACCACGCTGAGCTTTTGCCGCAAATCATTAAACATTTCTTCCTTAGACGTTCCGTTGAGTTCAAAACGTGCATCCAGTTCAGCCGCGTTGACCCCTTGGGCATGTTCGTCAAGTTCAGCGCGTCCCGTTCGTCTGGCCGTTGATTTAATGGATGGATGGCCGAGTAAAATAGTTTCAACCATCGAGCCGATTTTATTAGATTCTTCAAGCGATGTACCCGGCATGGTCACCACGTTGATAGTGAGCGAGCCTTCGTTGAATTCAGGTAAGAACGAACGGCCTAAAAACGGCACTATCGATAAGGCGGCCAAAAGCGTAATCATGGCTGACGCCAGAACCAGATTGGGCTTCGCAAGTACAACGGTTAAAGTTTTTTTATACCAACGTTTTAAATTCCTGACTACATAGCTGTCACTGGCATGCGTCATGAATTTCATTGTCGGCAGGATATACGCACAAAGCGCTGGCGTGAGCGTTAACGCAACGACTAAAGATGCGGAAACCGATGCGACATAAGCAATTCCCAGCGGCTGTAAGAGCCTGCCCTCGACGCCGCCGAGGAAAAACAATGGCAAGAAAACAACTACAATAATCAGAGTAGCATTGACGATAGATGAACGTATTTCTTTTGATGCAGAGAATATTATTTCCATCGCAGGTTTGCGGGCCGACTCGGGGAGTTGATTATTCTCTTTAAGCCTTCGAAATACATTTTCCACATCGATGATCGCGTCATCCACAATGGCTCCAACGGCGATAACCATTCCTCCAAGAGTCATCGTGTTGATCGTAATATCAAAAAGTTTCATCACGAAAACGGCGGAGATTAAGGAAAGCGGCATTGCGGTCAGCGAGATGAACGTCGTTCTGAAATTTCCAAGAAACAAAAATAACACCATGATTACCAATAACGCCCCATCCCTAAGAGCCACCGCGACATTATCAATGGCAACCTGGATGAAATCAGCCTGGCGAAAAATATGTTTGTTGATGGTCATGCCTTCAGGAAGGGAACCCTGGATATTGACCAATTCGGATTCGATCCGCTCAGTTAAAGACAAGGTATTTGCGGCCGGTTGTTTTTGAATGGAGATAATCACAGCCGGCATCGCGTTGACCGAAGCGTCCCCGATCTTCGTTGCTGCGCCGATTTTGACTTCAGCAACATCGCGAACTAGAATAGGCGAACCATTTCTTACCGCAATGGCTGACTGTTCGACGTCCGCTGGCGAATAGACACGCCCAAGGCCACGAATCAGGTATTCCTGGCCTTTTTCCATAAAAACGCCGCCGGAAGAATTTTGATTGGATGTCTCAACCGCTTTCAGAACTTGTTGTAATGTAACCTCGTAGGCAATGAGCTTTTCAGGATCGACAAGCACTTGGTATTGTTTTGTTCCGCCTCCAATTGGGACTACTTGTGAAACTCCCGGAATAGCTAAAAGTCGTTTCCGTATAGTCCAGTCTGCAGCGGAGCGGACATCAAGCTCGGAATGACGGTCACTTGAAAGGCTAATGAGCATGATTTCGCCCATAATCGACGATATAGGCGCGAGTACGGGTGGAGAAACACCTTTAGGCAATTGGCCGGAAATCAATTGTAATTTTTCGTTGATGATTTGCCGCGCAATGAAAATGTCCGTGCCCCACTCAAACTCAACCCAAACGATTGAGATGCCCATGGCAGTCGATGAACGAACGCGGCGGACATTAGTCGCTCCATTGACGGAAGTCTCGATGGGGAAGGTCACTAAAGTCTCGACTTCTTCCGGCGCCATGCCGTGCGCTTCGGTTAAGATGGTTACCGTTGGCGCGGTGAGATCAGGAAAAACATCAACCGGTATACGGAAGAGAACGTACGTCCCGCCGATCAAAATGCCTATCGCGCTCAATACCACCAGTAATTTGTTTTTTAGAGACGCCTGTATGATTTTATCAAGCATAATTATTCTTTATTTAGGTTAATGAGTTTAATGTTCATGGCCGTGAGCGGGCAACTGGCTTGAAACGGATGCCAAACGTACTTGGTATGCCCCAACCGTTACGACACGTTCACCTTCGTGAAGACCGCTAAGAATTCCCACCCTTTTTCCGTCGCGCTCACCAAGTTCAACCATACGTTTTACAAACGACTCGCCTTCGGCATGAACATACAGTGCATAATGGCCTTCTTCTTCGATCAAAGCAGTTTCCGGCACAGAAAGGACCGTATCGGCTCTTCCGGTTTTGACATGGACGGTGGCAAACATGCCGATGCGAAATTGATCGTTCGGATTTGATATTTCGAAAATCAAGGGAACCGTCCGGCTTTTCTCATCTACGACCGAGCCGATACTGATCAGCTTTCCGTTATTCTGATGGACTTCAAAACGCGAATTAAACCCTGGAATCACAAATTCTGCATTAACAACCCTGCCAATCTTGCCGATTTCCGTGACAGGGACCGCTGTTTTTAGCCAGACCCTATTCGTATTGACAATCCGAAATAAAGGCTCACCGGCATTAAATTGTTTCCCAATTTTAAAGTTCACTTCGGCGATTCGCCCTTCAATGGGTGAAGTTAAGGTAAAGTTGTAGTTTTTCTGGTTTCCTGTATCAAATCGCACGAAGCGTGAAATTCCATTCAAACGGCCTTCCGCTTTTTTGTATTTCGCCTCAGCTTCTTCAAATTCTTTTAGCGAAGCAAGCTTTTGATCGAAAAGTTTTTTTACCCGCTCGAAGTCTTGCCTCGTGACGTAAAGTTCATTCTCTGCGTTTGCATATTGTTCCGCAAACGGTTCGCCGCCATCCGGTTGCTGAACGGCCGGTGCCATTGTTGCAAGCGATTGTCCTTTGCTGACATATGATCCTGGCGCTGGAACGGATAGATTGTCTTCCGGCAAAATCAATCCGGCAAATGGCGCAGATACAATAATATCGCCGTTAAGCCGGGGAATAATTTCTCCTGCACCCGGTACGGAACCGGTGATTACTCCTTTTTGAACAGGCTCTGTGCGAAAATCGATCTTCCATTGCTGTTCTTTGAGAAATGAAATAGTTTGTTCATTGGATTTTTCTTCGGAGGATTCAGGAATATCTTTTTCAGATTCATAAACGGCAATGGTATTCACACGAACCGTATCTTTATTTGGCTCGCCGAGAATCAATGCAAGAGAATACGTGCCGCTTTTTTCAAACTTTACAGTAGGCCTGTAAATACCGGGCGATGTCGGTTTCGACTCCGTTGTTTGAAAGGTTGTGCCATTGGATTCGAATATCAATGTGATACTTCCTTCGCTAACGGCTTTGAAACTCTCGAGTGTTGTGAGATGAACGGCAAAACGCGCTTCACGTCCGACGATTAAAGCCGGATGTTCCATAAAGAGCTCCGTTTTGCTTGTCCAAATTGTGACGGATCCGCCGCCTGTGACTTGATGTACGATCTCTTTTTGCTGGGTTGAGCAACCCCATATTAGAGAATAGACTATAGCCATAAGGCAAAATTGTCTCATAAAAGAACTTTCGTGATGTCTTGAATTGGGAAAAGAGTTTTGTCTCAAAAGACACTACTAAAATCTTTTGAGAAGGAAGAGGCTAGCTAATGGGTGGAGAGCGGCCAAAATTACTTAAGTCAAATGGAGATATGAATTTTGGCGGGGATTCAAAAACCAAACTAAAATCATCCGGAAAAGGATCATCGCTTTGAAAACGCTCAATTTCAGTAACCTGAAAATTCTGATTATTTAGAGGAGCTTGAGTTTTTCGCTGAGTAGCTTCATTCTTGACTATAACAACAGCATGATCGGTTTCATGTGACTCAAAACCCGCATCATGATTCGTGATAAAAAAATCTTCGTGAGCATGGAACACAAGATCTTGATCGTGGTGGTCTAAATCCATGTGGAAATGAGAGCCGGCCGCTGTAACAAGTGTGAACAGGTAGCTCGCCGCAAGAAAGTATCGGCTAATAGTTTTGAAATTCTTCATACCAGCAACATACAGTTTTAAAAATCTTCCGTCAAGTTTTCTTTATCCACATAAAGTTTTACACGCGTCATGGAAGCTCACGTCATAAAAACGAAAAAGCCCTTCTAAACAAAAAACCATTAACCTCTGCGTTCTTTGCGCGCTTTGCGGTTAATGGTTTTTCAATGGGTGGAGACGACGGGAATTGAACCCGTGTCCGAGAGTAAGCTACTAAAGATGTCTACATGCGTAGGCCTGTTTTGGTTTTAACTGATCCATAAAAAACGGCCAAAAAACGAATCAGCGAGCTCGATACTCCGCTTTTGGCGGAGTATTCGCCTTTGTCCTCCGAGCATTGGACATCGGCTAGTTTGTCTGAAATGACATTTTAACAAACCCCAACAAACGGGAGTAAGTTAAAACGGACTGCAGGAAATTAATCCTTAAGCAGCCAATGCGTATGCATTGTTGTTGTTTATCTTTTTTCCGCTTATTTAACGCGCACACAGAAAAAGCGCGGCACGCAACCCTTAGCGACCTAGACCCGTCGAAGCCAGTTCGTCCCCAATATTTTCAATGAACAATTTACAGTGATCAGTTAGCAGTTAGTTGTCTAAATATACAACATGACAGAATAAAATTTATTCCAATTCAAAAAAGCCTTTTTGGTCAATGTAAACTGTTAACTGACCACTGTTTTGTGCGACCAGAAGGAATCGAACCTTCAACCTAATGATTAAGAGTCATTTGCTCTGCCAATTGAGCTATGGTCGCGGAAAAAATGAATACTGATTAATAATTTAAAAATATCCGAGTTCCTAGTACTCATTATTCATTGATCATTGACGAACGGGGCAAATCTATATAAAAAGACTTTCCTTTGCAAGATTTTTCTACGTCTAATCAAGTTCTTGATTCGCTCTGTGAAAGCACGTTATGCAAAAGGATCTTAAACTCCTCGATGTCGTATGGTTTCACTATAAATCCGGAAAAGCCGTGTTTACGGAAATTGGAAATGACCGGATCATTGGAATAGCCGCTCGCAACAATCACTTTAGCCTGCGGATCGTACTCGAGTAACTTTTTGATCGCATCCTTGCCTCCCATACCGCCCGGTATTGTCAGATCCATAATCACCGCATCAAATCCTTTTCCCGCATCTTTAGCTTCTTTATACATCTTAATTGCCTCAATCCCGTCGCCGGCTGCAGCCGATTCGTATCCTATTTTTTTCAATATGCGTGAGGTAATATCACGAATATCTTCTTCGTCATCCATAATCAATATTCGGCCCGATCCCTGCCCGATCGACATTTTGTATTCTTCCGGTTTGGAGATCTGGTGTCCGGATGCGGGTAAATAAATGAAAAAAGTTGTCCCTGAACCCAGTTGGGATTCGACCGTAATATGTCCGTCATGCTTTTTTATTATAGAATAACAGGTTGCAAGCCCAAGCCCGCTGCCTTTCTGTTTGGTAGTAAAGTACGGATCAAATATTTTAGCGAGATGTTCAGGCGGAATTCCCATACCCATATCTTTAAAAATGATCTTGACATAATTCCCGCTTCGCGGAGTTAATGAAAGTTCGTCCACGTGAATATTCTCAGCGAATATTCTAATAAAACCGCCGTCCGGCATGGCCTGTATGGAGTTTATTACCAAATTATGAATAACTTGGCCGATTTGCCCTTGATCAATTTCTGCATGCCACAGATCGTCCGCTATCTGGTATTCACATAATACATTGGAACCGCGAATCATGAAGTCTGCGGATTCACGTATTAATTCACCTACCGCAGCGGCTTTTCGTATAGGCGTTCCTCCGCGGGAAAACGTGAGTAATTGCTGCGTGAGTTCTTTGGCGCGATAAGAGGCCTTTTCAGATCTATTTAGGATATCTGTCAATCGTTCTTTATTATTCGATTCTACGTCCATTTTTGCGAGAGCAATATTTCCCAAGATGGCCGTTAAGATATTATTGAAATCGTGCGCGATGCCGCCCGCCAAAAGCCCTACGGATTCAAGCTTTATGGATTTTATTCTTTCTTCTTCCATTTTGCGTTTCTCTGTCACATCACGAAAAACGATGACCGTTCCGATAACTTCACCGTCTTTGTTTTTGATCGGCGCGCCGCTGTCCGTGATCAATCTTTCAGATCCGTCCCTGGCGATTAAAATAGTATCGTTGAGTAACTCAAAAAACCCGTCCGAATTAATAATTTTTGATATGGGATTGGTGAATTTCTCACGGGTTTTGTAGTTCGCGATATTCAAAACCTGATCGATCGGTTGATTCAGAACTTCTTCCTGGGTCCAGCCTGTCAGTGATTCAGCTACTTTATTCATCAAGATAATATGTCCGTTCACATCTGTGGTAATCACTCCATCACCGATCGACCGCAATGTGACCATGAGCAACTCTTTTTCTTCGGCAATAGCCGCTTCGGCTTTCTTACGTTCAGTGATGTCATAGTAAACGCCCTGAATAGCGGGGTGGTTTTTCCAGGTAATCTCCGCAACTGAAACTTCTACATCGCGTTTCAGCCCGCTCTTTGTTATAACGCTCAACTCGTAATGATTTTCAACTTTTTCTCCAAGTTTTCTTTTTCTTCTTCGTTCCCATATCATATCATGATTTTCAGGCGTTATCAAATTCATATAATCAAACCCCGGCGCCATGACCTCGGCTCGATTATACTCAAACAATTTTTCCCAAGCTTCATTGACCAGTATCAATTTATCAAATTGAATGATATACACGGGATTAGAAGATTGTTCAATTAGTGCCCGGTACTGTTGTTCACTTTCCCGTAACGCTTCTTCCGCTCTTTTTCTATCGGAAATATCATAAGTAATAAATTGCAAAGCAGGCTGATCATTATATGTAATCTTTGATATGACGGAGGTATACCAGTGAACATTGCCCCATTTGTCGATGAACCGGTTTTCAATCGTATCGGAATAGGCCTCTGAGCCCACAATAAATCGCCTAACGAAACTTGCAACGCGCTTCTGGTCGTCCGGATGAATGAACGGGTTTTCTTCCTGCAAAAATTGAAAATCATTGAGCGAATAACCCGTCTGCCTTTCCAAAGACGGATTCGCATATAACATACGCATCGAATAATCCATAATGAAAATGGTGTCGTGAAAGGACTCGACAA
The sequence above is drawn from the bacterium genome and encodes:
- a CDS encoding efflux RND transporter periplasmic adaptor subunit; this translates as MRQFCLMAIVYSLIWGCSTQQKEIVHQVTGGGSVTIWTSKTELFMEHPALIVGREARFAVHLTTLESFKAVSEGSITLIFESNGTTFQTTESKPTSPGIYRPTVKFEKSGTYSLALILGEPNKDTVRVNTIAVYESEKDIPESSEEKSNEQTISFLKEQQWKIDFRTEPVQKGVITGSVPGAGEIIPRLNGDIIVSAPFAGLILPEDNLSVPAPGSYVSKGQSLATMAPAVQQPDGGEPFAEQYANAENELYVTRQDFERVKKLFDQKLASLKEFEEAEAKYKKAEGRLNGISRFVRFDTGNQKNYNFTLTSPIEGRIAEVNFKIGKQFNAGEPLFRIVNTNRVWLKTAVPVTEIGKIGRVVNAEFVIPGFNSRFEVHQNNGKLISIGSVVDEKSRTVPLIFEISNPNDQFRIGMFATVHVKTGRADTVLSVPETALIEEEGHYALYVHAEGESFVKRMVELGERDGKRVGILSGLHEGERVVTVGAYQVRLASVSSQLPAHGHEH
- a CDS encoding efflux RND transporter permease subunit; the encoded protein is MLDKIIQASLKNKLLVVLSAIGILIGGTYVLFRIPVDVFPDLTAPTVTILTEAHGMAPEEVETLVTFPIETSVNGATNVRRVRSSTAMGISIVWVEFEWGTDIFIARQIINEKLQLISGQLPKGVSPPVLAPISSIMGEIMLISLSSDRHSELDVRSAADWTIRKRLLAIPGVSQVVPIGGGTKQYQVLVDPEKLIAYEVTLQQVLKAVETSNQNSSGGVFMEKGQEYLIRGLGRVYSPADVEQSAIAVRNGSPILVRDVAEVKIGAATKIGDASVNAMPAVIISIQKQPAANTLSLTERIESELVNIQGSLPEGMTINKHIFRQADFIQVAIDNVAVALRDGALLVIMVLFLFLGNFRTTFISLTAMPLSLISAVFVMKLFDITINTMTLGGMVIAVGAIVDDAIIDVENVFRRLKENNQLPESARKPAMEIIFSASKEIRSSIVNATLIIVVVFLPLFFLGGVEGRLLQPLGIAYVASVSASLVVALTLTPALCAYILPTMKFMTHASDSYVVRNLKRWYKKTLTVVLAKPNLVLASAMITLLAALSIVPFLGRSFLPEFNEGSLTINVVTMPGTSLEESNKIGSMVETILLGHPSIKSTARRTGRAELDEHAQGVNAAELDARFELNGTSKEEMFNDLRQKLSVVPGTNITIGQPLGHRIDHMLSGTRANIAVKVFGPDLYRLRFIGQEVKKQMEDIEGIADLALEQQIEVPQITVKANRTMMARYGLTVADLSEAIDVAFNGEVVSQIVEEQKTFDLLVRYDEAHRGSIEKIKQMMIDTPMGIRVSIGEVATIASQKGPNTISRENVQRKIVVQANVSDRDLRSVVNDIKVRIENNVKLPEGYHIEYGGQFETEQEASKTIGFLSVAAILIVFLILFFEFKSLRTAFIVMVNLPLALIGGIAAVFISDGIVSVASLIGFITLFGIATRNGILMVAHYQHLIGEGKEFREAIFQGSIDRLTPVLMTALTAALALIPLVLSADQPGSEIQAPMAVVILGGLLSSTALNMIVIPALFVRFGRNNSN
- a CDS encoding DUF4209 domain-containing protein, which codes for MELEEVYEKLESHSENNFWHDVTGDFLKVRDEKKENGFEEIAQIAQWEIEFFSFRIIKNELHSMWKSGDHEFPALKTFTDQTYDYLVTRLNSSKNPPVKARYAHILWLSPRRNFDYAKTAVDSYLASIILLEKLDQAEPDKHHGLHLVDTLLNAFRISISTKYKADVLKTEVLRLINEFYINSSSSFYLRFELTNLIIDQAKVFKDSDFLNITGVLTSVADVELKKDHWPSAIKLFELAERVDLKIKKDSTGWKRRMAEVYEKQMETRNDEDSVALTFCSHALELYKQINDRTKVSELELKFNQLKQSFQLGSVSHDIDISDVMEHAKSESNRLKALNNDDVFKYLISNKNLLPRYEDLADQAEKSKNEFPLQYLMPKTIYDKWGHPIQHFGNDEERMQFAILQGFDLSLQAAHLHFLHYIMIDLIRHRKISYESFCSFLDRDSWLTKEITRKTRKGNSYSYRWLDILSPGVQSYFTEIYFWLLDDDRKPNFVLVVDSLALKIEGLLRDICEFSGITAFISQNDGQGRITYRQKDINTLLREEKLLALIGQNDSFFLRFLLVEHVGYNLRNQVAHAFFGPDEYTVTAAHLLIIAILKLSRFQVIAKEPAET